Proteins encoded by one window of Dioscorea cayenensis subsp. rotundata cultivar TDr96_F1 chromosome 6, TDr96_F1_v2_PseudoChromosome.rev07_lg8_w22 25.fasta, whole genome shotgun sequence:
- the LOC120263579 gene encoding uncharacterized protein LOC120263579 — protein MYGATCSAYRQQLIWKQRHRRSRRGCCCVCYLSLTLVIVALILLGAIVGGVFYVLYHPHRPTFYVSSLRLSTLNLTSNHLNSRINLSVTARNPNRKLVFIYDPITIAASSSGVDIGDGILHGVHARHQEHHHLENRPHELLSELGHLYSLRCEEEDNDSAGDRSGNQGQSQDRKPENEEDGGSASPTGRRGPPISAALQVLISLSLSLSLLTNSL, from the coding sequence ATGTACGGAGCCACATGCTCGGCGTACCGCCAGCAACTGATATGGAAGCAGAGGCACCGAAGGTCTCGCCGTGGGTGCTGCTGCGTATGCTATCTCTCACTGACGTTAGTCATCGTTGCTCTGATCCTCCTCGGCGCCATCGTTGGCGGTGTGTTCTACGTGCTCTACCATCCTCACCGCCCCACCTTTTATGTCTCGTCACTCCGCCTCTCAACCCTCAACCTCACCTCAAACCATCTCAACTCCCGGATCAACCTTTCCGTCACCGCCCGCAACCCTAACCGCAAGCTCGTCTTCATCTACGATCCCATCACCATCGCCGCCTCATCCTCCGGTGTAGACATCGGTGACGGAATCCTTCACGGCGTCCACGCACGACACCAAGAACACCACCATCTTGAAAACCGCCCTCACGAGCTCCTCTCAGAGCTTGGACACCTCTACAGCCTcagatgtgaagaagaagacaacGATTCCGCTGGAGATCGATCTGGAAACCAAGGCCAGAGTCAAGATCGGAAGcctgaaaatgaagaagatggaggtTCGGCTTCGCCGACGGGTAGACGCGGTCCACCCATCTCAGCAGCGCTTCAAGTtctgatctctctctctctctctctctctctcctcacaAATTCTCTCTAG